The Lysinibacillus irui sequence AATTGCTTTGTAGCCGTTTTTTGTATATTGACCGTAATTTTGTTAAAGTAAAGATATTGTTAGGAATATTCGAAATAATTTGGGGTGATAATGATGGATTTAGGCTTAAAGGGGAAAGTGGCAATTATTACTGGGTCAAGTAAAGGAATTGGTTATTATACGGCTATGCAGCTTGTCAAAGAGGGAGCACAGGTTGTATTGTGTGCTCGTGGAGAAAAACAGCTACAAGTGGCAGCTGGATGTATTAAAAATGAAACAGGTATAGATGTTTTAATTGTTCCAACAGATATTACAAAAGAAAAAGATTGTAAGTATTTAATCGAACGTACTGTAGAACAATTTGGCCATATTGATATTCTCATTAATAATGCAGGTACCGCTTCAGCAAATCCCTTTGAAACGGTGAGTAGTGAATTATGGCAAGCTGATTTAGATTTAAAGGTATTTGGGGCCATTCATTGTTCAAAATATGCGGCACCTTATATGCGAAAAGCTGGCGGAGGTGCAATCGTCAATGTGACAGCTGTAATGGCGAAGACACCTCCAGCAAGCTCACTTCCTACTACTGTAAGCCGTGCTGCTGGACTTGCCTTAACAAAGGCAATGAGCAAGGATTTAGGAAAAGATAATATTCGAGTAAATTCTGTCTGTATAGGTCTTATTCGTAGTGACCAAATTGAAAAGAAATGGAAAAAAGAAGAACCGGATTTATCGTGGGAAGAATATTCCCGTAAGGTGGGGCAAGCTATTCCGCTCGGTCGTGTAGGTGATACACAAGAGGCTGCAAACGTTATAACTTTTTTAGTATCTGATGCAGCGAGCTACGTTACAGGCACTTCAGTTAATATCGATGGTGGCTCTGGCCACGCATTATAGAAAAGTAAAAATCCACTATACTTATAGAAGCATAGTGGGTTTTTAAATTTTAACCTTCTTCATTAATAAGTACATTTTTACCACGTATTTTCATAACCAGTGGTATAAGTAACCAAGAAATTGCAACCACTAAAAATAGTAATGATAAAGGCTTTGTTATAAAAATAGAAAAGTCTCCATTCGAAATGGTTAATGCACGGCGCATATTATTTTCAATCATTGGCCCTAGTACAAGTGCAAGGACTAAGGGAGCAACTGGGTAATCATTTTTAGCAAATAGATAACCAAGAACACCACAAGCTACTAATAAAAATAAATCAAACGTAGCGAATTGAACGGCATAAACGCCAAAAATTGAAATCGCAATAATAATGGGCAATAAATACTTTTTAGGTGTTTCGATTATTTTGGCAAAAATTCGGACCAATGGCATATTTAATGCTAGTAACATTAAGTTACCAATAAACATACTGGCAATTAATCCCCAAGCAACTTGAGGATGCTCATCAAATAATAATGGACCCGGCTGAATATTATACATAATAAGTGCACCCATTAAAATTGCAGTAGTACCTGAGCCGGGAATTCCTAATGTTAGCAAGGGAATCATTGCACCGCCTGATGCAGCATTGTTCGCTGATTCAGGTCCAGCTACACCCGCAATATGACCTTTTCCGAATTGCTCGGGTGTTTTACTGAATTTTTTTTCGGTAATATAAGAAAAGAATGAGGCAAGTGTTGCGCCTGCACCGGGTAATACACCGATGAAAAAGCCTAGTAATGAGCCTCGAGCAATAGGAACAGCACTATCCTTTAAATCTTGCTTTGTTGGTAATACACGATTAATTTTTGCTAATTGACCATCCTCTTCTTCTTTTTCAAGAATGGTTTTAAATACTTCACCTAATGCAAATAAACCAACAGCGATAGTTAAAAATTCAATTCCAGAGAACAGCATAGGCTGACCAAATGTAAAACGTTCGATACCTGATACGGCATCTATACCAACTGTCCCGAGCATAAGCCCTAAAACAGTCATGATTAAAGCTTTGGTAATAGAACGTCCTGCTAGTCCACTTACTGCTGCAAGTCCTAATAGCATCAGAGAAAAGTATTCTGCGGGTCCAAATTTAAGTGCTAATTTTGACAATGGATTAGCTAATAGTATTAGACCTAGTAACGCTACAACTCCAGCACAAAATGAGCCAATGGCCGCGATAGAAAGAGCACTTCCAGCACGGCCTTGTTTAGCCATTTGATAGCCATCCAATGTTGTCACAACTGATGAGGACTCACCAGGCGTGTTTAATAGAATGGATGTTGTTGATCCACCATACATGGCTCCGTAGTATACCCCTGCAAGTAAAATAATTGAGCTTGTAGCGGCAGCCTCCGTTGGAAGTCCAGCTGTAATAGTTGCTGTAACGGGGATTAATAAAGCAACCCCGCTCATTGGACCTATACCTGGAAGTACACCAACTGCTGTACCAATTATGACACCAACAAGAGCGAATAAAAGATTTTGCCATTGAAGGGCAACAGCAAATCCATCAGCTAAAAATTGCAATGTTGACATATGTTCACTCCTGTACTAAAAAATTGGGAAACTAGGCAACGATCCTCCTAGTAAACTTGTAAATAAATAATAGACGCCTAGTGAAAATCCAGCTGCAATAAAAATTGAATAAATAAGTTTAGTACGTTCCATTGTTTGGAAGCTAATACACAAAAATAAAAATGTTGTTATCATATAACCAATTTTTTCAAGGAAAA is a genomic window containing:
- a CDS encoding tripartite tricarboxylate transporter permease, with translation MSTLQFLADGFAVALQWQNLLFALVGVIIGTAVGVLPGIGPMSGVALLIPVTATITAGLPTEAAATSSIILLAGVYYGAMYGGSTTSILLNTPGESSSVVTTLDGYQMAKQGRAGSALSIAAIGSFCAGVVALLGLILLANPLSKLALKFGPAEYFSLMLLGLAAVSGLAGRSITKALIMTVLGLMLGTVGIDAVSGIERFTFGQPMLFSGIEFLTIAVGLFALGEVFKTILEKEEEDGQLAKINRVLPTKQDLKDSAVPIARGSLLGFFIGVLPGAGATLASFFSYITEKKFSKTPEQFGKGHIAGVAGPESANNAASGGAMIPLLTLGIPGSGTTAILMGALIMYNIQPGPLLFDEHPQVAWGLIASMFIGNLMLLALNMPLVRIFAKIIETPKKYLLPIIIAISIFGVYAVQFATFDLFLLVACGVLGYLFAKNDYPVAPLVLALVLGPMIENNMRRALTISNGDFSIFITKPLSLLFLVVAISWLLIPLVMKIRGKNVLINEEG
- a CDS encoding SDR family NAD(P)-dependent oxidoreductase, whose product is MDLGLKGKVAIITGSSKGIGYYTAMQLVKEGAQVVLCARGEKQLQVAAGCIKNETGIDVLIVPTDITKEKDCKYLIERTVEQFGHIDILINNAGTASANPFETVSSELWQADLDLKVFGAIHCSKYAAPYMRKAGGGAIVNVTAVMAKTPPASSLPTTVSRAAGLALTKAMSKDLGKDNIRVNSVCIGLIRSDQIEKKWKKEEPDLSWEEYSRKVGQAIPLGRVGDTQEAANVITFLVSDAASYVTGTSVNIDGGSGHAL